In a single window of the Microbacterium sulfonylureivorans genome:
- a CDS encoding glycosyltransferase family 2 protein, with protein MTSPPAPVVTVIVPGFDVADFAEEAIDSLRAQTLADWVAVLVDDASADRTGEIFDAAAGADPRFRVVHHRAQGGLSAARNTGLDLVDTPLVAFLDADDRYTPRALELLVGAVTASGSDFALGAYVRLRPDTTGGYTPGHVQPWVTAATDPARSRTTLDAHPDASGNIVAWSKVSRMDLWRRAGLRFPEGKAYEDQILAQQMYSRARAFDVIPDVVVEWRERADGSSITQHKGELPVMRDYLEALAGGIAVLDAAGQPRAAASRVRLILSMDLPPLVQLAVDHHDEAYRRELGAFTRDLWARTGDTPPALDETVAAALAAARLW; from the coding sequence GTGACCTCGCCGCCCGCACCCGTCGTGACCGTCATCGTCCCCGGGTTCGACGTGGCGGACTTCGCCGAGGAGGCGATCGACTCGCTCCGCGCACAGACCCTGGCGGACTGGGTGGCTGTGCTCGTCGACGACGCCTCGGCCGACCGCACCGGTGAGATCTTCGACGCCGCGGCTGGCGCCGATCCGCGATTCCGGGTCGTCCACCACCGTGCGCAGGGCGGCCTCAGCGCGGCCCGCAACACCGGGCTCGACCTCGTCGATACGCCGCTGGTCGCCTTCCTCGACGCCGACGACCGCTACACGCCGCGCGCCCTCGAGCTGCTCGTCGGAGCCGTCACCGCAAGCGGGAGCGACTTCGCACTCGGCGCGTACGTCCGGCTGCGACCAGACACCACCGGCGGCTACACGCCCGGACACGTGCAGCCGTGGGTCACGGCGGCGACCGACCCCGCGCGCAGCCGCACCACACTCGACGCCCACCCGGATGCCTCCGGAAACATCGTCGCGTGGTCGAAGGTCAGCCGCATGGACCTGTGGCGCCGCGCCGGCCTTCGCTTCCCGGAGGGCAAGGCGTACGAGGACCAGATCCTCGCGCAGCAGATGTACTCCCGGGCGCGCGCGTTCGATGTGATCCCCGACGTCGTCGTGGAGTGGCGCGAGCGCGCGGACGGCTCGTCGATCACCCAGCACAAGGGCGAGCTCCCGGTGATGCGCGACTACCTCGAGGCGCTTGCGGGCGGGATCGCGGTGCTGGATGCTGCGGGCCAGCCGCGGGCCGCGGCATCCCGGGTCCGTCTCATCCTGTCGATGGACCTGCCCCCGCTGGTGCAGCTCGCCGTCGACCACCACGACGAGGCGTACCGTCGCGAGCTCGGTGCGTTCACGCGTGACCTGTGGGCCCGCACCGGCGACACGCCTCCGGCGCTCGACGAAACCGTCGCGGCCGCCCTGGCCGCGGCCCGCCTCTGGTAG
- a CDS encoding cysteine desulfurase family protein — translation MLYLDNAATTPVRPEVLEAMMPFLTQWFGNPSSHHTVGEAAADALADARSRVARVLGMRPGDIVFTSGGTEANNLAVKGISIAAALNTGRRHVVTTPIEHESILESVAYLERVHGFDVTLLPVDHVGRVDPDAAAAALRPAGEGGGTALLSIGYANNEVGTVQDVAAIAAAGRAHGVPVHVDAVQAAGWLPLSAAALGVDAISLAGHKVGAPKGTGVLGVRGRIPLEPLLHGGGQERGRRSGTEDVAGAVGLATALELAETDRAEASVRVSAIRDRFVARVLTTVPSAELTGDPVQRLPGTASFTFAGTSGEAVLLELERRGVVSSSGSACAAGSDEPSHVLVAMGIAPEVAQTAVRFTFPHWLRQPLDAVADAVAESVAAVGSGG, via the coding sequence ATGCTCTATCTCGACAACGCCGCCACAACGCCGGTCCGCCCCGAGGTGCTCGAGGCGATGATGCCGTTCCTCACGCAGTGGTTCGGCAACCCGTCGAGCCACCACACCGTGGGCGAGGCCGCCGCCGATGCGCTGGCCGACGCGCGCTCGCGCGTCGCCCGGGTGCTCGGGATGCGGCCGGGCGACATCGTGTTCACGTCGGGTGGGACGGAGGCGAACAACCTCGCGGTGAAGGGCATCTCGATCGCGGCCGCTCTGAACACGGGTCGTCGCCACGTCGTGACGACCCCGATCGAGCACGAGTCGATCCTCGAGTCCGTCGCCTACCTCGAGCGCGTCCACGGCTTCGACGTCACGCTCCTGCCGGTCGACCACGTCGGGCGGGTGGACCCGGATGCCGCGGCCGCCGCACTGCGGCCCGCCGGGGAGGGCGGCGGCACGGCGCTCCTGAGCATCGGCTACGCGAACAACGAGGTCGGCACCGTGCAGGACGTCGCCGCGATCGCCGCCGCCGGCCGCGCGCACGGGGTTCCGGTGCACGTCGACGCCGTCCAGGCCGCCGGATGGCTGCCGCTCTCGGCCGCCGCCCTCGGCGTCGACGCGATCTCGCTGGCCGGCCACAAGGTCGGCGCTCCCAAAGGCACGGGCGTGCTCGGCGTGCGCGGGCGCATCCCCCTCGAGCCCCTCCTGCATGGCGGAGGCCAGGAGCGAGGCCGCCGCAGCGGCACGGAGGACGTCGCCGGCGCCGTCGGACTCGCCACCGCGCTCGAGCTCGCCGAGACCGACCGGGCCGAGGCATCCGTCCGCGTGAGCGCCATCCGCGACCGGTTCGTCGCCCGAGTCCTCACCACCGTGCCGTCCGCCGAGCTCACCGGCGACCCGGTGCAGCGCCTGCCCGGAACGGCGAGCTTCACGTTCGCCGGCACGAGCGGCGAGGCCGTGCTGCTCGAGCTCGAGCGGCGCGGTGTCGTCTCGTCGAGCGGATCGGCGTGCGCGGCGGGCAGCGACGAGCCCTCGCACGTCCTGGTCGCGATGGGCATCGCCCCCGAGGTCGCGCAGACGGCGGTGCGGTTCACCTTCCCGCACTGGCTGCGCCAGCCGCTGGATGCCGTGGCCGACGCGGTCGCGGAGTCGGTGGCGGCCGTAGGATCGGGCGGGTGA
- a CDS encoding ABC transporter ATP-binding protein, translating into MRGGGGGGGGHPGFRGVDIETQKKLNAAAPRIPHLGQRVVALFRPYAWPLAITGVLVIVGAAIAVIPPLIVQRIFDDALFPVDGSPPDMPLLWRLVAVMIALFLVSAGLGVLQTWFTSTIGNKVTGDLRVKLFDHLQAMELGFFTRTKTGVIQSRLQNDVGGVSGVLTNTFTSILGNVVTVIASLIAMIIIDWRLTIIAVVLMPILVIVQRRVGQVRARIAGETQESLSELTAITQETLSVSGILLSKSFNRQRAESARYADENRNQVRLQVRRAMSGQGFFAVVQVLMASVPAVIYLVSGYFITGGEVVITAGTVVAFTTVQARLLMPLMGLMRVTLDLQTSAALFARIFEYLDLEPAIRDAADAITVERAPGPLGRIEFRDVVFRYPDAAPDARPTLQGVTFTAEPGQHVAFVGPSGAGKTTVLYLTPRMYEASGGEVLFAGEDVRRLTQESIIDQVGIVSQETYLFHATIRENLRYAKPEATDDELEVACRAANIHHIIEGFEHGYDTVVGERGYRLSGGEKQRIAIARVLLKDPPVLLLDEATSALDTVSERVVQEALDAAARGRTTLSIAHRLSTVIAADVIHVIEAGRIVESGTHAELIEQGGLYAELAAQQLAASRILEAEESGRPTDHPDRRADRPPVDAGLPVAIAPAPAVSWVPTPEVPGAPRLPDA; encoded by the coding sequence ATGCGCGGTGGGGGCGGGGGAGGCGGGGGCCATCCCGGCTTCCGCGGGGTCGACATCGAGACGCAGAAGAAGCTCAACGCGGCAGCCCCGCGGATCCCCCATCTCGGTCAGCGGGTCGTGGCGCTCTTCCGTCCGTACGCCTGGCCGCTCGCGATCACCGGCGTCCTCGTGATCGTCGGCGCGGCCATCGCCGTGATCCCGCCGCTGATCGTCCAGCGCATCTTCGACGACGCCCTGTTCCCGGTCGACGGCTCGCCGCCGGACATGCCGCTGCTGTGGCGCCTCGTCGCGGTGATGATCGCGCTCTTCCTCGTCTCGGCCGGACTCGGAGTGCTGCAGACGTGGTTCACCTCGACGATCGGGAACAAGGTCACGGGCGATCTGCGCGTGAAGCTGTTCGACCACCTGCAGGCGATGGAGCTCGGGTTCTTCACGCGGACGAAGACCGGCGTCATCCAGTCGCGCCTCCAGAACGACGTGGGCGGCGTCTCGGGCGTGCTCACGAACACGTTCACGAGCATCCTGGGCAACGTCGTGACCGTGATCGCATCGCTCATCGCGATGATCATCATCGACTGGCGGCTCACCATCATCGCCGTGGTGCTGATGCCCATCCTCGTGATCGTGCAGCGTCGTGTCGGTCAGGTGCGAGCGCGCATCGCGGGCGAGACGCAGGAGTCGCTCTCCGAGCTCACCGCGATCACCCAGGAGACGCTGAGCGTGTCGGGCATCCTGCTGTCCAAGTCGTTCAACCGGCAGCGGGCCGAGTCGGCCCGCTACGCCGACGAGAACCGCAACCAGGTGAGGCTCCAGGTGCGGCGGGCGATGAGCGGGCAGGGCTTCTTCGCGGTCGTCCAGGTGCTGATGGCGAGCGTGCCCGCGGTCATCTACCTGGTGTCGGGCTACTTCATCACCGGCGGCGAGGTCGTGATCACGGCGGGCACGGTGGTGGCGTTCACCACGGTCCAGGCGCGGCTGCTCATGCCCCTCATGGGACTCATGCGGGTGACCCTCGACCTGCAGACCTCGGCGGCGCTGTTCGCGCGCATCTTCGAGTACCTCGACCTCGAGCCCGCGATCCGAGACGCCGCCGACGCGATCACGGTGGAGCGTGCGCCGGGGCCGCTCGGCCGCATCGAGTTCCGCGACGTGGTGTTCCGGTATCCGGATGCCGCGCCGGACGCGCGTCCGACCCTCCAGGGCGTGACCTTCACGGCCGAGCCGGGCCAGCACGTCGCGTTCGTGGGGCCGTCCGGCGCCGGGAAGACGACCGTTCTGTATCTGACGCCGCGGATGTACGAGGCATCCGGGGGAGAGGTGCTGTTCGCCGGTGAGGACGTGCGTCGGCTCACCCAGGAGTCGATCATCGACCAGGTCGGGATCGTGTCGCAGGAGACGTACCTGTTCCACGCGACCATCCGCGAGAACCTCCGCTACGCCAAGCCCGAAGCGACGGACGACGAGCTCGAGGTCGCCTGCCGCGCGGCGAACATCCATCACATCATCGAGGGCTTCGAGCATGGATACGACACCGTGGTCGGCGAGCGCGGCTACCGCCTGTCCGGCGGCGAGAAGCAGCGCATCGCCATCGCCCGGGTCCTGCTGAAGGACCCGCCGGTGCTCCTGCTCGACGAGGCGACCTCTGCTCTCGACACCGTCTCGGAGCGCGTCGTGCAGGAGGCGCTCGACGCCGCGGCCCGGGGCCGGACCACGCTCTCGATCGCCCATCGCCTGTCGACCGTCATCGCCGCCGACGTGATCCACGTCATCGAGGCGGGGCGCATCGTGGAGTCGGGCACGCACGCGGAGCTCATCGAGCAGGGCGGGCTGTACGCCGAGCTCGCGGCGCAGCAGCTCGCGGCCTCGCGGATCCTCGAGGCCGAGGAGTCCGGCCGGCCGACCGACCACCCCGATCGCCGTGCTGACCGTCCCCCGGTCGACGCCGGGCTGCCGGTGGCGATCGCCCCCGCTCCCGCCGTGTCGTGGGTGCCGACGCCCGAGGTGCCCGGGGCCCCGCGCCTTCCCGACGCCTGA